One part of the Streptomyces ferrugineus genome encodes these proteins:
- a CDS encoding class I SAM-dependent RNA methyltransferase, giving the protein MQAEPKKSQVGSLVGEEYEVEIGPVAHGGHCIARTDAGQVLFVRHTLPGERVVARVTEGEEGDRFLRADAVEIRSASKDRIEAPCPFAGPGRCGGCDWQHAKPGAQRRMKGEVIAEQLQRLAGLTPEDVGWDGTVMPAEGDKLPAGQVPQWRTRVQYAVDADGHAGLRRHRSHEVEPIDHCMIAAEGVSELGIEKRDWTGMASVEAIAATGSQDRQVILTPRPGARLPIVELDKPVSVMRIGEKDGGTHRVHGRPFVRERADGRTYRVGNGGFWQVHPKAADTLVTAVMQGLLPRKGEMALDLYCGVGLFAGALADRLGEKGAVLGIESGKRAVEDARHNLADFDRVRIEQGKVETVLPRTGITEVDLVVLDPPRAGAGRKTVEHLASLGARRIAYVACDPAALARDLGYFRDGGYRVRTLRAFDLFPMTHHVECVAILEPVAKGS; this is encoded by the coding sequence ATGCAGGCAGAACCGAAGAAATCTCAGGTGGGGTCGCTGGTGGGGGAGGAGTACGAGGTCGAGATCGGCCCCGTCGCCCACGGCGGGCACTGCATCGCCCGCACCGACGCCGGCCAGGTGCTGTTCGTCCGGCACACGCTGCCCGGCGAGCGGGTCGTGGCCCGCGTGACCGAGGGCGAGGAGGGCGACCGCTTCCTGCGCGCCGACGCGGTGGAGATCCGGTCCGCCTCCAAGGACCGCATCGAAGCCCCCTGCCCCTTCGCCGGCCCCGGCCGCTGCGGCGGCTGCGACTGGCAGCACGCCAAGCCCGGGGCGCAGCGCCGGATGAAGGGCGAGGTCATCGCCGAACAGCTCCAGCGGCTCGCGGGACTGACCCCGGAGGACGTCGGCTGGGACGGCACGGTCATGCCGGCCGAGGGCGACAAGCTGCCCGCCGGACAGGTGCCGCAGTGGCGCACGCGCGTGCAGTACGCGGTCGACGCCGACGGCCATGCGGGGCTGCGCCGGCACCGCTCCCACGAGGTGGAACCGATCGACCACTGCATGATCGCCGCCGAGGGTGTCAGCGAGCTGGGCATCGAGAAGCGCGACTGGACCGGCATGGCGTCGGTGGAGGCGATCGCGGCGACGGGTTCGCAGGACCGCCAGGTGATCCTCACGCCCCGGCCGGGCGCCCGCCTGCCGATCGTCGAGCTGGACAAGCCGGTGTCGGTGATGCGCATCGGCGAGAAGGACGGCGGCACCCATCGCGTCCACGGCCGCCCCTTCGTCCGCGAACGCGCCGACGGCCGTACCTACCGGGTGGGCAACGGCGGCTTCTGGCAGGTCCATCCGAAGGCCGCGGACACCCTGGTGACGGCCGTCATGCAGGGCCTGTTGCCCCGCAAGGGCGAGATGGCGCTCGACCTGTACTGCGGCGTGGGCTTGTTCGCGGGCGCCCTCGCCGACCGGCTCGGCGAGAAGGGCGCGGTCCTCGGCATCGAGTCCGGCAAGCGCGCCGTGGAGGACGCCCGGCACAATCTCGCCGACTTCGACCGGGTACGGATCGAGCAGGGCAAGGTCGAGACGGTGCTGCCGCGTACCGGGATCACCGAGGTCGACCTCGTGGTGCTGGATCCGCCGCGGGCCGGCGCGGGGCGGAAGACGGTGGAGCATCTGGCGTCGCTCGGGGCCCGGCGGATCGCGTATGTGGCATGCGATCCGGCGGCGTTGGCCCGGGACTTGGGGTACTTCCGGGATGGGGGGTATCGGGTGCGGACGCTCAGGGCGTTCGATCTGTTTCCGATGACTCATCATGTGGAGTGCGTGGCGATCCTTGAGCCGGTCGCGAAGGGCTCCTGA
- a CDS encoding APC family permease codes for MSKLTDVPKRILIGRALRSDRLAETLLPKRIALPVFASDPLSSVAYAPGEVLLVLSIAGVSAYHFAPWIAVAVVVLMFTVVASYRQNVHAYPSGGGDYEVATTNLGPKAGLTVASALLVDYVLTVAVSISSGVENLGSAIPFIVENKVLCAVGIIVLLTLMNLRGVKESGKLFAIPTYVFVSSVFLLIAWGAFRGLVLGDSMKAPTSDLHIEPEHQGIAGFALVFLLLRTFSSGCAALTGVEAISNGVPAFRKPKSKNAATTLALMGVFAVSMFCGIIGLALATDVHMAENPAKDLLRDGVPVGADYVQNPVISQVAAAVFGDGTFFFVLLAAATALVLFLAANTAYNGFPVLGSILAQDRYLPRQLHTRGDRLAFSNGIVLLAGAAILLVWIYGADSTRLIQLYIVGVFVSFTLSQTGMVRHWNRHLATERDPATRRRMIRSRAINAFGAFFTGLVLVVVLITKFEHGAWVSLVGMVIFYAVMTAVRKHYDRVSEEIAAPEGPSDDTLRPSRVHSVVLVSKIHRPTLRALAYAKLMRSDTLEALSVNVDPAETKALRAEWERRGIDVPLKVLDSPYREITRPVIEYVKSLRKESPRDAVSVIIPEYVVGHWYEQLLHNQSALRLKGRLLFTPGIMVTSVPYQLQSSEVARKRARKQQEWNAPGSVRRGPAQERPKETDAQR; via the coding sequence GTGTCCAAACTGACCGACGTGCCCAAGCGGATTCTGATCGGGCGCGCGCTGCGCAGCGACCGGCTCGCGGAAACGCTCCTGCCGAAGCGCATCGCACTGCCCGTCTTCGCCTCCGACCCGCTGTCCTCCGTGGCGTACGCGCCCGGCGAGGTCCTGCTGGTCCTGTCCATCGCGGGCGTGTCGGCCTACCACTTCGCCCCGTGGATCGCGGTCGCGGTCGTCGTCCTGATGTTCACCGTGGTGGCGTCGTACCGGCAGAACGTGCACGCCTATCCGAGCGGCGGCGGCGACTACGAGGTCGCCACCACCAACCTCGGACCGAAGGCCGGGCTCACCGTCGCCAGCGCCCTGCTGGTCGACTACGTCCTGACGGTGGCCGTCTCGATCTCGTCGGGTGTGGAGAACCTGGGCTCGGCGATTCCGTTCATCGTCGAGAACAAGGTGCTGTGCGCCGTCGGCATCATCGTGCTGCTGACGCTGATGAACCTGCGCGGCGTCAAGGAGTCCGGCAAGCTCTTCGCGATCCCGACCTACGTCTTCGTCTCCAGCGTCTTCCTGCTGATCGCCTGGGGCGCGTTCCGCGGACTGGTGCTGGGCGACAGCATGAAGGCACCCACCTCCGATCTGCACATCGAACCCGAGCACCAGGGCATCGCCGGCTTCGCCCTCGTCTTCCTGCTGCTGCGCACCTTCTCCTCCGGCTGTGCCGCGCTCACCGGCGTCGAGGCGATCAGCAACGGTGTGCCCGCCTTCCGCAAGCCGAAGTCGAAGAACGCGGCGACGACGCTCGCCCTCATGGGCGTGTTCGCGGTGTCCATGTTCTGCGGCATCATCGGGCTGGCCCTCGCCACCGACGTCCACATGGCCGAGAACCCGGCCAAGGACCTGCTCCGCGACGGCGTCCCGGTCGGCGCCGACTACGTCCAGAACCCGGTGATCTCCCAGGTGGCCGCCGCCGTGTTCGGCGACGGAACCTTCTTCTTCGTCCTGCTGGCCGCCGCCACCGCGCTGGTCCTCTTCCTCGCCGCCAACACCGCCTACAACGGCTTCCCGGTGCTCGGCTCGATCCTCGCCCAGGACCGCTATCTGCCGCGCCAGCTGCACACCCGCGGCGACCGGCTCGCCTTCTCCAACGGCATCGTGCTGCTGGCGGGCGCCGCCATCCTCCTGGTGTGGATCTACGGCGCCGACTCGACGCGGCTGATCCAGCTCTACATCGTCGGCGTGTTCGTGTCCTTCACGCTCAGCCAGACCGGCATGGTCCGCCACTGGAACCGCCACCTGGCCACGGAGCGGGACCCGGCCACCCGCCGCCGCATGATCCGCTCCCGGGCGATCAACGCCTTCGGCGCCTTCTTCACCGGCCTGGTGCTGGTCGTCGTACTGATCACCAAGTTCGAGCACGGCGCCTGGGTGTCCCTGGTCGGCATGGTGATCTTCTACGCCGTCATGACCGCGGTCCGGAAGCACTACGACCGCGTCTCCGAGGAGATCGCCGCGCCCGAGGGCCCCAGCGACGACACCCTGCGCCCCTCCCGGGTGCACTCCGTCGTCCTGGTCTCCAAGATCCACCGCCCCACCCTGCGCGCCCTCGCCTACGCCAAGCTGATGCGCTCGGACACCCTGGAGGCGCTCAGCGTCAACGTCGACCCGGCGGAGACGAAGGCGCTGCGCGCGGAGTGGGAGCGGCGCGGCATCGACGTACCGCTGAAGGTGCTCGACTCGCCGTACCGCGAGATCACACGGCCGGTCATCGAGTACGTGAAGAGCCTGCGCAAGGAGTCCCCGCGCGACGCCGTGTCGGTCATCATCCCCGAGTACGTCGTGGGCCACTGGTACGAGCAACTGCTGCACAACCAGAGCGCGCTCCGCCTGAAGGGCCGGCTCCTCTTCACGCCGGGCATCATGGTGACCTCGGTGCCGTACCAGCTCCAGTCCTCCGAGGTGGCGCGCAAGCGGGCCCGCAAGCAGCAGGAGTGGAACGCGCCGGGTTCGGTGCGGCGCGGGCCGGCCCAGGAGCGGCCCAAGGAGACGGACGCCCAGCGCTGA
- a CDS encoding potassium channel family protein — MHIVIMGCGRVGSALAQTLEQQGHTVAVIDQDPTAFRRLGPGFGGRRVTGVGFDQDTLREAGIEEAGAFAAVSSGDNSNIISARVAREMFGVENVAARIYDPRRAEVYQRLGIPTVATVRWTADQMLRRLLPSGAEPLWRDPTGGVQLAEVHASTAWVGHKISKLQEETGVRVAFLTRLGEAILPSSQTVLQEGDLVHVMMRSDEVDKVEASFAKGPEEEGGH; from the coding sequence GTGCACATCGTCATCATGGGTTGCGGAAGGGTGGGCTCCGCTCTGGCCCAGACCCTGGAGCAACAAGGGCACACGGTCGCCGTGATCGACCAGGACCCCACCGCGTTCCGCCGGCTGGGCCCCGGGTTCGGCGGCCGCCGGGTCACCGGTGTCGGCTTCGACCAGGACACCCTGCGCGAGGCGGGCATCGAGGAGGCGGGCGCGTTCGCCGCCGTCTCCAGCGGTGACAACTCCAACATCATCTCCGCGCGCGTGGCCCGCGAGATGTTCGGCGTGGAGAACGTGGCGGCGCGTATCTACGACCCCCGCCGCGCCGAGGTCTACCAGCGCCTGGGCATCCCGACCGTGGCCACGGTCCGCTGGACGGCGGACCAGATGCTGCGCCGGCTGCTGCCCTCGGGCGCCGAGCCGCTGTGGCGGGACCCCACCGGCGGTGTCCAGCTCGCCGAGGTGCACGCGTCCACCGCCTGGGTGGGCCACAAGATCAGCAAGTTGCAGGAGGAGACCGGCGTGCGCGTCGCGTTCCTCACCCGGCTCGGCGAGGCGATCCTGCCCAGCTCGCAGACGGTCCTGCAGGAGGGCGACCTGGTGCACGTGATGATGCGCTCCGACGAGGTCGACAAGGTCGAGGCGTCCTTCGCCAAGGGTCCCGAAGAGGAGGGCGGTCACTGA
- a CDS encoding potassium channel family protein yields the protein MRVAIAGAGAVGRSIAGELLENGHEVLLIDKAPTAISVERVPQAEWLLADACEITSLDEAALQRCNVVIAATGDDKVNLVVSLLAKTEYGVPRVVARVNNPKNEWLFNEAWGVDVAVSTPRLMSALVEEAVSVGDLVRLLRFSHGDANLVELTLPEESALAGTQVGDVEWPQDTSLVTIIRGTRVLTPSREDSLEAGDELLFVAAQAREEQLEDLLSVRREDTAS from the coding sequence ATGAGGGTCGCCATTGCCGGTGCCGGTGCGGTGGGCCGCTCCATCGCGGGCGAACTGCTGGAGAACGGCCACGAGGTCCTCCTGATCGACAAGGCGCCGACCGCCATCTCGGTCGAGCGGGTCCCGCAGGCGGAGTGGCTGCTGGCCGACGCCTGCGAGATCACGTCCCTGGACGAGGCGGCGCTGCAGCGCTGCAACGTGGTGATCGCCGCGACGGGCGACGACAAGGTGAACCTGGTCGTGTCCCTGCTGGCGAAGACGGAGTACGGCGTCCCGCGCGTCGTCGCCCGCGTGAACAACCCCAAGAACGAGTGGCTGTTCAACGAGGCCTGGGGTGTGGACGTGGCCGTCTCCACCCCGCGGCTGATGTCGGCCCTGGTCGAGGAGGCGGTGAGCGTCGGCGACCTGGTCCGCCTGCTCCGCTTCAGCCACGGCGACGCGAACCTGGTGGAGCTGACCCTGCCGGAGGAGTCGGCCCTGGCCGGCACCCAGGTCGGCGACGTCGAGTGGCCCCAGGACACGTCCCTGGTCACCATCATCCGCGGCACCCGTGTTCTGACGCCGTCCCGCGAGGATTCCCTGGAGGCGGGCGACGAACTCCTCTTCGTGGCCGCGCAGGCCCGCGAGGAGCAGTTGGAGGACCTGCTGTCGGTCCGCCGCGAGGACACCGCGAGCTGA
- a CDS encoding DUF3159 domain-containing protein, with product MTSLDKPTEDTTADAEQDSRAVTEAALFEAFGGVRGMIETVLPGLLFVTIYTINKDLHQSAIAALAVSLLLVVVRLVMRDTIKHAFSGVFGVAFGVVFAMMTGNAKDFYLPGMLYTLGLGLAYIITTLSGVPLIGLILGPVFKENLSWRTRNPGRKKAYAKASYAWGLILLAKCAILFPLYWWADTTQLGWVLVALKIPPFLLAVWLTWVFLAKAPAPIDVFAEMEAAEKAEEERKAALAAEDGETAGGRHRREA from the coding sequence GTGACGTCGCTCGACAAGCCGACCGAAGACACCACCGCAGACGCCGAGCAGGACTCCCGGGCGGTGACCGAGGCCGCGCTGTTCGAAGCCTTCGGCGGCGTGCGCGGCATGATCGAGACGGTCCTGCCCGGCCTGCTGTTCGTCACCATCTACACGATCAACAAGGACCTGCACCAGTCGGCGATCGCCGCGCTGGCGGTGTCCCTGCTGCTCGTCGTGGTGCGCCTGGTGATGCGGGACACCATCAAGCACGCCTTCAGCGGTGTCTTCGGTGTCGCCTTCGGTGTCGTGTTCGCGATGATGACCGGCAACGCGAAGGACTTCTATCTGCCGGGCATGCTCTACACGCTGGGGCTGGGCCTCGCGTACATCATCACGACCCTGAGCGGTGTGCCGCTGATCGGCCTCATCCTCGGCCCGGTGTTCAAGGAGAACCTCTCCTGGCGCACCCGCAACCCCGGCCGCAAGAAGGCGTATGCGAAGGCCAGTTACGCCTGGGGCCTGATCCTGCTCGCCAAGTGCGCGATCCTGTTCCCGCTGTACTGGTGGGCCGACACCACCCAGCTCGGATGGGTGCTCGTAGCGCTGAAGATCCCGCCGTTCCTGCTGGCCGTGTGGCTGACCTGGGTGTTCCTCGCCAAGGCTCCGGCGCCGATCGACGTGTTCGCGGAGATGGAGGCGGCCGAGAAGGCCGAGGAGGAGCGCAAGGCGGCGCTGGCCGCGGAGGACGGGGAGACCGCGGGCGGGCGACACCGCCGAGAGGCGTAG
- a CDS encoding OB-fold nucleic acid binding domain-containing protein produces MSAVPRSEKSVGRFRRMLDRLSSSQEDLESEELREDAETAGCTKIGDCHDRQVVTVTGTLRTVTLRPRAGVPALEAELFDGSAALDVVWLGRRSIVGIEPGRRLIASGRISMSRGRRVLFNPKYELRPLGRE; encoded by the coding sequence ATGAGTGCTGTTCCTCGTTCCGAAAAGTCGGTGGGCCGGTTCCGGCGCATGCTCGACCGGCTCTCCTCGTCGCAGGAGGACCTGGAGTCCGAGGAGCTGCGGGAGGACGCCGAGACCGCCGGTTGCACCAAGATCGGCGACTGTCATGACCGGCAGGTCGTGACGGTTACTGGTACCTTGCGCACGGTCACCCTGCGGCCGCGTGCGGGCGTTCCGGCCCTGGAGGCCGAGCTGTTCGACGGCTCCGCCGCCCTGGACGTGGTGTGGCTCGGCAGACGCTCCATAGTCGGCATAGAGCCGGGGCGCCGGCTGATCGCATCGGGCCGGATCTCCATGAGCCGGGGCCGCCGGGTGCTGTTCAACCCGAAATACGAACTGAGACCCCTTGGACGGGAGTAG
- a CDS encoding response regulator produces the protein MTRVLVIDDEPQIVRALVINLKARKYEVDAAHDGATALELAATRHPDVVVLDLGLPDMDGVEVIRGLRGWTRVPILVLSARHSSDEKVEALDAGADDYVTKPFGMDELLARLRAAVRRAEPNGGGEDDVMVETESFTVDLAAKKVNRGGKDVRLTPTEWHLLEVLVRNTGRLVSQKQLLQEVWGPSYGTETNYLRVYMAQLRRKLEADPSHPRHFVTEPGMGYRFDK, from the coding sequence ATGACCCGGGTTCTGGTGATCGACGACGAGCCGCAGATCGTGCGCGCCCTCGTGATCAACCTCAAGGCCCGCAAGTACGAGGTCGACGCGGCCCACGACGGGGCCACCGCCCTCGAACTCGCCGCCACCCGCCACCCCGACGTGGTCGTCCTCGACCTCGGTCTGCCCGACATGGACGGCGTCGAGGTGATCCGGGGGCTGCGCGGCTGGACCCGGGTGCCGATCCTGGTGCTGTCCGCCCGGCACTCCTCCGACGAGAAGGTCGAGGCGCTGGACGCCGGCGCCGACGACTACGTCACCAAGCCCTTCGGCATGGACGAGCTGCTGGCCCGGCTGCGGGCCGCCGTCCGCCGCGCCGAACCCAACGGGGGCGGCGAGGACGACGTGATGGTGGAGACCGAGTCGTTCACCGTCGACCTCGCCGCGAAGAAGGTCAACCGGGGCGGGAAGGACGTACGGCTCACGCCCACCGAATGGCATCTGCTGGAGGTGCTGGTCCGCAACACGGGGCGCCTGGTCAGCCAGAAGCAGCTGCTGCAGGAGGTGTGGGGGCCCTCGTACGGGACGGAGACCAACTATCTGCGGGTCTACATGGCCCAACTGCGCAGAAAACTGGAGGCGGACCCGTCCCACCCCAGGCACTTCGTCACGGAGCCCGGGATGGGCTATCGGTTCGACAAGTGA
- a CDS encoding sensor histidine kinase yields the protein MGRGRLRIHLGAAPGVGKTYAMLSEAHRRIERGTDCVVAFVEHHDRPRTEVMLHGLEQIRRRRLEYRGSAFTEMDVDAVLARRPQVALVDELAHTNVPGSRNAKRWQDVEELLAAGIDVISTVNIQHLESLGDVVESITGVRQQETVPDEVVRRADQVELVDMSPQALRRRMAHGNIYQPDKVDAALSNYFRPGNLTALRELALLWVADRVGEYLQQYRSDHRVSKIWGSRERIVVGLTGGPEGRTLIRRAARLAEKGAGGEVLAVYIARSDGLTSASPKELAVQRTLVEDLGGTFHHVVGDDIPAALLAFARGANATQIVLGSSRRRSWQYVFGPGVGATVARESGPDLDVHIVTHEEAAKGRGLPVARGARLGRPRILAGWLVGVGGPTLLTLLLTHVDADLGLANDMLLFLTLTVAAALLGGLLPALASAAVGSMLLNWFFTPPLHRVTIADPKNLLALVIFVFVAVAVASVVDLAARRTHQAARLRAESEILSFLAGNVLRGETGLEELLERVRETFGMESAALLERAGDIDPWTCAGSVGGGAAPARPEDADVDVPVGDHMALALTGRVLPAEDRRVLAAFAAQAAVVLDRQRLQREADQAKELAEGNRIRTALLAAVSHDLRTPLASIKASVSSLRSDDVAWSEEDEAELLEGIEEGADRLDHLVGNLLDMSRLQTGTVTPLIREIDLDEVVPMALGGVPEDSVELDIPETLPMVAVDPGLLERSVANLVENAVKYSPDDSRVLVSASAIAERVEVRVVDRGPGVPDEAKERIFAPFQRYGDAPRGAGVGLGLAVARGFAEAMGGTLNAEDTPGGGLTMVLTLRAAQSRAEPVEEGGVPVRRPVEAERQTL from the coding sequence ATGGGACGCGGCAGGCTTCGGATCCATCTCGGTGCGGCACCGGGCGTCGGCAAGACGTACGCGATGCTGTCCGAGGCGCACCGGCGGATCGAGCGGGGCACCGACTGCGTCGTCGCGTTCGTGGAGCACCACGACCGGCCGCGCACCGAGGTGATGCTGCACGGCCTGGAGCAGATACGGCGCAGACGGCTGGAGTACCGCGGAAGCGCCTTCACCGAGATGGACGTCGACGCCGTCCTGGCACGGCGCCCACAGGTCGCCCTCGTCGACGAACTCGCCCACACCAACGTCCCCGGCTCCCGCAACGCCAAGCGCTGGCAGGACGTGGAGGAACTGCTGGCGGCCGGGATCGACGTCATCTCGACCGTCAACATCCAGCATCTGGAGTCGCTGGGCGATGTCGTGGAGTCCATCACCGGCGTACGGCAGCAGGAGACCGTGCCGGACGAGGTGGTGCGGCGCGCCGATCAGGTCGAGCTTGTCGACATGTCGCCGCAGGCGCTGCGCCGCCGCATGGCGCACGGCAACATCTACCAGCCGGACAAGGTCGACGCGGCCCTGTCGAACTACTTCCGCCCCGGGAACCTGACCGCCCTGCGCGAGCTGGCGCTGCTGTGGGTGGCGGACCGGGTCGGCGAGTACCTCCAGCAGTACCGCAGCGATCACCGGGTCTCGAAGATCTGGGGCTCACGGGAGCGGATCGTGGTCGGGCTGACCGGCGGTCCCGAGGGGCGCACGCTGATCCGCCGGGCCGCGCGGCTCGCGGAGAAGGGCGCCGGCGGCGAGGTGCTCGCCGTCTACATCGCCCGCAGCGACGGGCTGACGTCCGCCTCGCCGAAGGAACTCGCCGTCCAGCGCACGCTCGTCGAGGACCTCGGCGGCACCTTCCACCACGTCGTCGGCGACGACATCCCGGCCGCGCTGCTGGCCTTCGCGCGCGGGGCGAACGCCACCCAGATAGTGCTCGGCTCCTCGCGCCGCCGGAGCTGGCAGTACGTCTTCGGACCCGGCGTCGGCGCCACGGTGGCCCGCGAGTCCGGCCCCGACCTCGACGTGCACATCGTCACCCACGAGGAGGCCGCCAAGGGGCGTGGACTGCCCGTGGCCCGCGGAGCGCGCCTCGGCCGGCCCCGGATCCTCGCGGGCTGGCTCGTCGGCGTCGGCGGACCGACGCTGCTCACGCTGCTGCTGACCCACGTCGACGCCGACCTCGGGCTGGCGAACGACATGCTGCTGTTCCTGACCCTGACCGTGGCGGCGGCCCTGCTCGGCGGGCTCCTCCCCGCGCTGGCCTCGGCGGCGGTCGGCTCGATGCTGCTGAACTGGTTCTTCACCCCGCCGCTGCACCGCGTCACGATCGCCGACCCCAAGAACCTGCTCGCGCTCGTCATCTTCGTCTTCGTGGCGGTGGCCGTCGCCTCCGTGGTCGACCTCGCCGCCCGCCGCACCCACCAGGCGGCCCGGCTGCGCGCCGAGTCCGAGATCCTGTCCTTCCTCGCCGGGAACGTGCTGCGCGGCGAGACCGGCCTGGAGGAACTGCTGGAGCGGGTCCGTGAGACCTTCGGCATGGAGTCGGCGGCCCTGCTGGAGCGGGCGGGCGACATCGACCCGTGGACCTGCGCGGGCAGCGTGGGCGGGGGAGCGGCACCGGCACGGCCCGAGGACGCGGACGTCGACGTACCGGTCGGCGACCACATGGCACTCGCCCTGACCGGCCGGGTGCTGCCCGCCGAGGACCGCCGGGTGCTCGCCGCCTTCGCCGCCCAGGCCGCCGTCGTCCTGGACCGCCAGCGCCTCCAGCGCGAGGCCGACCAGGCCAAGGAACTGGCCGAGGGCAACCGCATCCGCACGGCGCTGCTCGCCGCCGTCAGCCATGACCTGCGTACTCCGCTCGCGAGCATCAAGGCGTCCGTCTCCTCGCTGCGCTCCGATGACGTGGCGTGGTCCGAGGAGGACGAGGCCGAACTGCTGGAGGGCATCGAGGAGGGCGCGGACCGGCTGGACCACCTGGTCGGGAACCTGCTGGACATGTCCCGCCTCCAGACCGGCACGGTCACCCCGCTGATCAGGGAGATCGACCTCGACGAGGTGGTGCCGATGGCGCTGGGCGGGGTGCCCGAGGACAGCGTGGAACTGGACATTCCGGAGACGCTGCCCATGGTCGCCGTGGACCCCGGGCTGCTGGAGCGGTCGGTGGCCAACCTGGTCGAGAACGCCGTCAAGTACAGCCCGGACGACAGCCGGGTCCTGGTGTCCGCCAGCGCCATCGCCGAGCGGGTGGAGGTCCGGGTGGTCGACCGCGGGCCCGGCGTCCCGGACGAGGCCAAGGAGCGCATCTTCGCGCCCTTCCAGCGCTACGGCGACGCCCCGCGCGGCGCGGGAGTCGGGCTCGGCCTGGCCGTCGCCCGCGGCTTCGCCGAGGCCATGGGCGGCACCCTCAACGCCGAGGACACCCCCGGCGGAGGCCTCACCATGGTGCTCACCCTGCGGGCGGCACAATCGCGCGCGGAGCCTGTAGAAGAAGGGGGCGTGCCGGTGAGGCGCCCCGTGGAAGCAGAAAGGCAGACCCTATGA